A region from the Isachenkonia alkalipeptolytica genome encodes:
- a CDS encoding electron transfer flavoprotein subunit beta/FixA family protein, with amino-acid sequence MKIIVCIKQVPDTNEVKIDPVKGTLIREGVPSILNPDDKAALEEALRVKDQHPDTHITVMTMGPPQAEEVLIEGVAMGADEGILLSDRAFSGADTWATSNTLAKAIEKIGRYDIIFCGRQAIDGDTAQVGPQIGERLGIPQVSYVEKFYLEEGKIRVHRALEDGYEVIEGQSPILLTTIKELNEARYPSIPGIMRAYREDCIKVWTYEDLDIPSTDIGLDGSPTQVKRSFTPEQKGAGEMLEGTTDEKVGSLVQKLQEKNLI; translated from the coding sequence TTGAAGATCATTGTATGTATAAAACAAGTACCGGATACCAATGAAGTAAAAATTGATCCTGTAAAGGGGACATTAATACGGGAAGGAGTGCCAAGCATTCTAAACCCCGACGATAAAGCCGCCTTAGAGGAGGCACTCCGGGTAAAGGACCAACATCCCGACACCCACATTACGGTTATGACCATGGGTCCCCCCCAAGCGGAGGAAGTGCTGATTGAAGGAGTGGCCATGGGCGCTGACGAAGGAATCCTTCTGTCCGACCGGGCTTTTTCCGGAGCGGATACCTGGGCAACATCCAATACCTTAGCCAAGGCCATTGAGAAAATCGGACGATACGATATCATCTTCTGCGGACGGCAGGCCATCGACGGAGACACCGCCCAAGTAGGACCGCAAATCGGGGAGCGACTGGGCATCCCCCAGGTAAGCTATGTAGAAAAGTTCTATCTGGAAGAGGGAAAGATTCGGGTACACCGGGCCCTAGAGGACGGCTACGAAGTAATCGAGGGACAAAGCCCGATCCTTTTGACCACCATCAAAGAGTTAAACGAAGCAAGATATCCTTCCATTCCCGGAATCATGCGAGCCTATCGGGAGGACTGCATCAAGGTTTGGACCTACGAGGACTTAGACATTCCTTCTACGGACATCGGTCTTGACGGATCCCCCACCCAGGTAAAGCGTTCCTTTACACCGGAACAAAAAGGTGCAGGGGAAATGCTGGAGGGAACCACGGATGAAAAAGTGGGAAGTCTCGTGCAAAAACTACAAGAAAAAAATCTGATATAA
- a CDS encoding abscisic acid-deficient protein Aba4 family protein, translating into MFLHLFRILSVLLILSWIPLLLLPKSVITRKLLFHKNYWVLLGSLYFLTLFFFGWEINWLSLIIPSIDGVREVFTHENLPLFAWLHMVIGNLFFGRWIATDGFKKGYFLFPFMLITVILGPAGLTLYMLFDKKKLAERERRRARKEAAASY; encoded by the coding sequence ATGTTCTTACATTTGTTTCGTATCCTTTCTGTACTACTGATCCTCTCCTGGATTCCCCTGCTGCTCCTTCCAAAATCCGTGATTACCCGAAAACTCCTTTTCCATAAGAATTACTGGGTTTTGCTGGGAAGCCTGTACTTTTTAACCCTGTTTTTCTTCGGCTGGGAAATCAACTGGCTGTCTTTGATCATTCCTTCCATCGACGGGGTTCGGGAGGTCTTTACCCATGAAAATCTGCCGCTGTTCGCCTGGTTACATATGGTCATAGGGAATCTCTTTTTCGGCCGCTGGATTGCCACCGACGGCTTTAAAAAGGGGTATTTTCTCTTTCCCTTTATGCTGATCACCGTGATTCTCGGCCCTGCGGGACTGACCCTGTATATGCTTTTCGATAAGAAAAAACTGGCGGAGCGGGAGCGGCGCCGGGCTCGTAAGGAAGCGGCGGCCAGTTATTAG
- a CDS encoding DUF362 domain-containing protein produces the protein MAYRIDDSCINCGACEPECPVGVISEGDDIYVVDEEGCIDCGACANVCPVDAPKEV, from the coding sequence ATGGCTTATAGAATTGATGATTCATGTATCAACTGTGGCGCTTGTGAACCGGAATGTCCAGTAGGTGTAATCTCTGAGGGAGACGACATCTATGTAGTAGACGAAGAAGGCTGTATCGACTGTGGCGCCTGTGCTAACGTTTGTCCCGTAGACGCACCTAAAGAAGTTTAA
- a CDS encoding MarR family winged helix-turn-helix transcriptional regulator, with translation MRNYYREINEYLKRLIHYIVASEKKSRKNGSLPLSLSEILVLRELGRNGAKKIFEMMETLELDRNTLVTITKKLTVEGYVEKTPATDDKRSAELKLTQQGQRLFEEVEEKERQLVSNILDDFSVNEEITILKFLVKLELLSRGKYPEDKKPKAKVSDKSETR, from the coding sequence ATGCGAAACTATTATCGTGAAATCAATGAATATCTGAAGCGGCTGATCCACTACATCGTGGCATCGGAGAAAAAGAGCCGGAAAAACGGAAGTCTGCCGTTGAGTCTGTCGGAAATCCTGGTCCTAAGAGAGTTGGGCCGTAACGGAGCGAAAAAGATTTTTGAGATGATGGAGACCTTAGAGCTGGACCGAAACACCTTAGTAACCATTACGAAAAAACTGACGGTGGAAGGGTATGTGGAAAAAACCCCGGCTACGGACGATAAAAGGTCCGCAGAACTGAAGCTGACCCAGCAGGGACAGCGACTATTCGAAGAGGTGGAAGAAAAAGAGCGGCAGCTGGTATCCAATATTCTGGATGATTTCAGTGTGAATGAGGAAATCACCATCTTAAAATTCCTTGTGAAGTTGGAACTTCTCAGTCGAGGGAAGTATCCCGAGGATAAAAAACCAAAAGCGAAGGTCTCAGATAAATCCGAGACCCGATAA
- a CDS encoding Glu/Leu/Phe/Val family dehydrogenase, with product MANGNNPFLMAQRQVKSACDKLGTEEAVYEILKNPQRVVEVAIPVKMDDGSVKTFIGYRSQHNNAVGPYKGGLRFHPDVNMDEVKALSTWMTFKCGVVGVPYGGGKGGVIVDHRTLSEGEYERLSRGYARAIAPVIGEKVDIPAPDVGTSGKVMAWMTDEYERATGEFAPGVFTGKPVEFYGSLGRTEATGYGVAIMARAAAKKMHLPLEGAKVAVQGFGNVGSYAALYISQMGAKVVAVSDSTCTLVDEGGFHIKSLMEHLKNNDNNLTGYAGADKELHRDELLTLDVDILMPCALENQITAENAHDIKAKIISEGANGPTTIEADEILDERGVVVVADILANAGGVTVSYFEWIQNLTRDIWTFEKVQEKQAELMENAFAEIWDLKEEKKTNIRNAAFMISIRRIEQALRLRGLI from the coding sequence ATGGCGAACGGTAACAATCCTTTTTTAATGGCCCAGCGACAAGTTAAATCAGCATGTGACAAACTAGGTACGGAAGAAGCGGTGTACGAAATCCTGAAAAACCCGCAAAGAGTAGTAGAAGTAGCGATTCCGGTAAAAATGGACGACGGAAGCGTTAAGACATTTATCGGATACCGATCACAACACAACAATGCAGTAGGACCTTATAAAGGTGGACTAAGATTTCACCCGGATGTAAACATGGACGAAGTAAAAGCCCTATCCACTTGGATGACCTTTAAGTGTGGAGTTGTAGGCGTTCCTTACGGCGGAGGAAAAGGTGGCGTAATCGTAGACCACAGAACTCTATCTGAAGGAGAGTACGAAAGATTATCTCGAGGTTATGCAAGAGCCATTGCACCGGTAATCGGTGAAAAAGTGGATATTCCTGCACCGGATGTTGGAACTTCCGGAAAAGTTATGGCATGGATGACCGATGAATATGAAAGAGCAACGGGAGAATTTGCACCGGGAGTATTTACCGGAAAGCCTGTAGAATTTTACGGATCCCTAGGAAGAACGGAAGCCACCGGTTACGGAGTTGCCATCATGGCAAGAGCGGCAGCGAAGAAAATGCACCTTCCTTTAGAAGGGGCAAAAGTTGCGGTTCAAGGTTTCGGTAACGTAGGTTCCTATGCAGCGCTATACATCAGCCAAATGGGAGCGAAAGTTGTGGCCGTATCCGATTCTACCTGTACCTTAGTAGATGAAGGCGGATTCCACATTAAGTCTCTTATGGAGCACTTGAAAAACAACGACAACAACCTTACCGGATACGCAGGCGCCGACAAGGAATTACACCGAGACGAATTACTTACCTTGGATGTAGACATTTTAATGCCCTGTGCCTTAGAAAACCAAATCACCGCAGAGAACGCCCACGACATCAAAGCGAAAATCATCTCCGAGGGAGCCAACGGCCCGACCACCATCGAAGCCGATGAAATCCTGGACGAAAGAGGCGTTGTTGTAGTAGCGGATATCCTGGCAAACGCCGGTGGAGTTACAGTATCCTACTTCGAGTGGATCCAAAACTTAACCCGTGATATCTGGACTTTCGAGAAGGTTCAAGAAAAGCAAGCGGAATTAATGGAAAATGCCTTTGCTGAAATCTGGGATCTGAAAGAAGAAAAGAAGACCAACATTCGAAATGCGGCCTTCATGATCAGTATCCGAAGAATTGAGCAAGCCCTACGACTAAGAGGATTAATCTAG
- a CDS encoding Asp23/Gls24 family envelope stress response protein has protein sequence MKVYALVGSSGTGKSYQAMNLAQEKGIEYVIDDGLMIRENKVIGGRSAKREDSRMAAVKRALFLDPKHRKEIREILRIKTPKSLLIIGTSDRMVELIAENLDLGGIDQKVFIEEISSPEDIQRAKSHRSQEGMHIIPVPTFQIKEDFSGYFLNPLRVLRRFGKGEKVSEKSVVRPTFSYLGDYRISNRVIRDLVLFASFKIIGVKNVWNIEVENTPNGLVIDFTISIVFGNPIRAISERVQEQVREEIEYMTSFNIVKINVFVKNLINPED, from the coding sequence ATGAAAGTATATGCATTAGTGGGATCCAGCGGTACGGGGAAGAGTTATCAGGCGATGAACCTTGCCCAGGAAAAGGGCATCGAGTATGTGATCGATGACGGGCTGATGATCCGGGAAAACAAGGTGATCGGCGGACGGTCAGCGAAGCGGGAGGACTCGAGAATGGCGGCGGTAAAGCGGGCGCTGTTTTTGGATCCGAAGCACCGAAAGGAGATCCGGGAGATTTTACGGATCAAAACCCCGAAAAGCTTACTGATCATCGGCACCTCGGATCGGATGGTGGAGCTGATTGCCGAGAACCTGGACCTGGGAGGGATCGACCAGAAGGTCTTTATTGAAGAAATTTCCTCCCCTGAGGACATTCAGCGCGCCAAGTCCCATCGCTCCCAGGAAGGAATGCACATCATTCCCGTGCCCACCTTTCAGATCAAGGAGGATTTTTCCGGATACTTCCTAAACCCCCTGCGGGTCCTAAGGCGCTTCGGCAAGGGAGAAAAGGTCAGCGAAAAATCCGTGGTCCGGCCCACCTTCAGTTATCTGGGGGATTACCGCATCTCCAACCGGGTAATTCGGGATCTGGTCCTTTTTGCCTCCTTTAAAATCATCGGGGTGAAAAACGTATGGAATATTGAGGTGGAAAACACCCCCAATGGTCTGGTGATCGATTTTACCATCAGCATCGTTTTCGGAAACCCCATAAGAGCCATTTCGGAACGGGTTCAGGAACAGGTCCGGGAGGAAATCGAGTACATGACTTCCTTCAATATCGTAAAAATTAATGTTTTTGTTAAAAATTTAATTAACCCCGAAGATTAG
- a CDS encoding acyl-CoA dehydrogenase produces MNFNLSKEHKMIQKTFASFTKNEVEPIAAEVDENERFPSETVEKMKRFGMMGIAVPREYGGAGADELAYALAVEELSKACATTGVILSAHSSLGCWPILKFGTEAQKEKYLKPMASGEKLGAFGLTEPNAGTDAASQQTVAVLEGDHYRINGSKIFITNGGEADTYIIFAMTEPSKGLKGITAFIVESDTPGFTIGKKEKKLGIKGSATTELVFKNMMIPKENLLGKEGKGFKIAMQTLDGGRIGIAAQALGIAEGAMEKTVQYVKEREQFNRPIGKFQGLQFMMADMETQIQAAKLMVYQAAAAKAEGKPYGKLAAMAKLYASETAMEVTTKAVQLHGGYGYTSDYPIERMMRDAKITEIYEGTSEVQKMVVAADILR; encoded by the coding sequence GTGAATTTTAATCTATCAAAAGAGCACAAAATGATACAAAAAACCTTTGCCAGTTTCACCAAGAATGAAGTGGAGCCCATTGCGGCGGAGGTGGATGAGAACGAACGGTTCCCCAGTGAAACCGTGGAGAAAATGAAGCGCTTTGGCATGATGGGGATTGCAGTGCCTAGAGAATACGGCGGTGCCGGTGCCGATGAATTAGCCTACGCCCTTGCGGTGGAAGAATTATCAAAGGCCTGCGCCACCACGGGAGTTATTCTATCCGCCCACAGTTCCCTGGGTTGCTGGCCGATCCTGAAATTCGGTACCGAGGCCCAAAAGGAGAAGTATCTAAAGCCCATGGCTTCGGGAGAAAAACTCGGCGCCTTCGGACTGACGGAGCCCAATGCGGGAACCGACGCTGCCAGCCAACAAACCGTGGCGGTCTTAGAAGGGGATCACTACCGAATTAACGGCAGTAAAATCTTTATCACCAATGGAGGGGAAGCGGACACCTATATCATCTTTGCCATGACCGAGCCTTCCAAAGGGCTGAAAGGCATTACCGCCTTCATCGTGGAAAGCGACACTCCGGGATTCACCATCGGAAAGAAAGAAAAGAAACTGGGCATCAAGGGTTCCGCCACCACGGAGCTGGTCTTTAAGAATATGATGATTCCCAAGGAAAATCTGTTAGGGAAAGAAGGCAAGGGCTTTAAAATTGCCATGCAAACCTTAGACGGAGGACGTATCGGAATTGCGGCCCAGGCCTTAGGCATTGCGGAAGGCGCCATGGAAAAAACCGTGCAGTACGTCAAAGAGCGGGAGCAGTTTAACCGGCCCATCGGAAAGTTCCAGGGACTGCAGTTTATGATGGCGGATATGGAAACCCAGATTCAAGCAGCGAAACTCATGGTATACCAAGCGGCGGCAGCAAAAGCCGAAGGCAAGCCTTATGGAAAACTGGCGGCCATGGCCAAACTATACGCTTCGGAAACCGCCATGGAAGTGACCACCAAAGCCGTACAGCTTCACGGTGGATACGGATACACATCCGACTACCCCATTGAACGAATGATGCGAGATGCGAAAATTACCGAAATCTATGAAGGAACCTCCGAGGTTCAAAAGATGGTAGTGGCAGCAGACATTTTACGATAA
- a CDS encoding electron transfer flavoprotein subunit alpha — protein MGIKILQDECVGCTLCVGACPFDAIDMIDSKAVMNDNCTNCGACVDACNFGAIIKEESQMKQMDITQYKDVWVFAEQRDGQLMDVAAELLGEGRRLAEEVGCELSAVLLGEDVRDLTDELFAYGADKVYISEGEHLKQYTTDGYTKVLSKMVEEYKPEIVLFGATHIGRDLAPRVAARVDTGLTADCTKLEIDPEEKGLMQTRPAFGGNIMATIICPKHRPQMATVRPGVMERAEKSGKREDQELIEFKNDVTEEDIRIKILDVVKAGKASVNIVDSEVIVSGGRGLEKPEGFELLQTLADKLGGVVGASRAAVESEWIDHDHQVGQTGKTVRPELYIACGISGAIQHIAGMQGAKTIVAINKNPDAPIFKIADIGIVGDVYEVLPKLIDALEK, from the coding sequence ATGGGTATTAAAATATTACAAGACGAATGTGTGGGCTGTACACTATGTGTGGGGGCCTGTCCTTTTGACGCAATCGATATGATAGATAGCAAAGCGGTGATGAATGACAACTGTACCAACTGCGGCGCCTGTGTGGACGCCTGTAATTTCGGAGCGATTATTAAGGAAGAGTCGCAAATGAAACAAATGGATATTACCCAGTATAAAGACGTATGGGTATTTGCGGAGCAGCGGGACGGCCAGCTGATGGATGTGGCCGCGGAGCTTCTCGGTGAAGGCAGAAGACTGGCGGAAGAAGTAGGCTGTGAGCTTAGCGCCGTTCTTTTAGGGGAGGACGTACGGGACCTGACCGACGAACTTTTTGCTTACGGGGCGGATAAAGTGTATATCTCCGAAGGCGAGCACTTAAAGCAGTACACCACCGACGGATACACCAAAGTATTATCGAAAATGGTCGAGGAATACAAGCCGGAAATTGTCCTCTTCGGCGCCACCCATATCGGCCGGGACCTAGCCCCAAGAGTTGCCGCAAGAGTGGATACGGGACTGACGGCGGATTGTACGAAACTGGAGATCGATCCCGAAGAAAAGGGTCTGATGCAAACCAGACCGGCCTTCGGCGGAAACATCATGGCAACGATCATCTGTCCCAAGCACCGGCCCCAAATGGCCACGGTACGACCGGGGGTAATGGAAAGAGCTGAGAAATCCGGGAAACGGGAAGACCAAGAGCTGATTGAATTCAAAAACGACGTTACGGAAGAGGATATTCGGATCAAAATCCTTGACGTGGTAAAGGCCGGCAAAGCCAGCGTCAACATTGTAGATAGCGAAGTCATCGTCTCCGGAGGACGGGGTCTTGAAAAGCCCGAAGGCTTTGAACTGCTTCAAACCCTGGCGGACAAACTGGGCGGCGTAGTCGGCGCCTCCCGTGCAGCGGTGGAGTCCGAGTGGATCGACCACGACCACCAGGTAGGCCAAACGGGAAAAACCGTTCGACCGGAGCTCTACATCGCCTGCGGAATCTCCGGTGCCATCCAGCACATCGCCGGAATGCAGGGGGCCAAAACCATCGTAGCCATCAACAAAAACCCCGATGCCCCCATCTTCAAAATCGCAGACATCGGCATCGTCGGCGACGTCTACGAAGTTCTCCCCAAGCTCATCGACGCCCTGGAGAAATAA
- a CDS encoding WG repeat-containing protein, protein MENNGKNTPGGIDRPTRNSARSSAKSSASNSESPVSREPARSWEVTRYGNVQKNSKAINSKAIYSKEKNSRGLRFIAVAAAWLLLFTMTLNHVAAETNENEGEEFFLPPEYDYIAPYENGLARVHTEEGIGYLSAGGGYVIFPEYQQGGDFTAGIAPVQKEDRFGYVNWEEDWVIPRNFPYAMNFHNRRAKVETDGDWTYLTLEGGLLTRLLAEDRIEKDPVSLGNFSEGLAAVKGPRGYGYINREGEVVIGLSFDAAEGFSEGLARVKRDGKWGYINEEGETVIPLEYDFALDKQEGLLPVMTGDAWGYINDEGETVISKSFDQALPFREGFARVRIDENWGYIDSEGSLVVDPIFDGALDFSEGYAAVKQGDKWSYINEAGHLLYPFQFQRGNFFSSGRAPVQVDGRWGLIRR, encoded by the coding sequence TTGGAAAACAACGGGAAAAACACCCCTGGAGGAATAGATCGCCCCACAAGGAACAGTGCAAGAAGCAGTGCAAAAAGCAGTGCAAGCAACAGTGAATCCCCAGTAAGTAGGGAGCCTGCAAGAAGCTGGGAAGTTACAAGATACGGCAACGTCCAAAAAAATAGTAAAGCAATAAACAGTAAAGCAATATACAGTAAAGAAAAAAACAGCCGGGGACTGAGGTTTATAGCCGTGGCCGCCGCGTGGCTACTGCTCTTTACCATGACCCTAAACCATGTGGCTGCGGAAACCAATGAAAATGAAGGGGAGGAATTTTTTCTACCGCCGGAGTACGACTACATCGCCCCCTACGAAAACGGCCTGGCCAGAGTACATACCGAGGAGGGCATAGGCTACTTATCCGCCGGCGGCGGGTACGTGATTTTCCCCGAATATCAGCAGGGAGGCGACTTTACCGCAGGGATCGCCCCGGTACAAAAAGAGGACCGCTTCGGCTATGTAAACTGGGAGGAGGACTGGGTAATTCCCAGGAATTTCCCCTACGCCATGAATTTTCATAATCGACGGGCGAAGGTTGAGACCGATGGAGACTGGACCTATCTAACTTTAGAAGGGGGTCTGTTGACAAGGCTTTTGGCCGAAGACCGGATCGAAAAAGATCCGGTCAGTCTCGGGAATTTTTCCGAGGGTTTGGCGGCGGTGAAGGGCCCTAGGGGCTACGGATACATCAATCGGGAAGGGGAAGTGGTAATCGGTCTGTCCTTTGATGCGGCAGAGGGCTTCTCCGAAGGCCTGGCCCGGGTAAAGCGCGACGGAAAATGGGGCTATATTAACGAAGAAGGGGAGACCGTCATTCCCCTGGAGTATGATTTTGCCCTGGACAAACAAGAAGGCCTCCTGCCGGTCATGACCGGGGACGCCTGGGGGTACATCAATGATGAAGGAGAAACCGTAATATCCAAAAGCTTTGATCAGGCCCTGCCCTTTAGGGAAGGCTTCGCTCGGGTCCGCATCGATGAAAACTGGGGCTACATTGATTCCGAAGGAAGCCTGGTGGTCGATCCCATATTTGACGGCGCCCTGGACTTTTCCGAAGGCTACGCCGCCGTAAAACAAGGGGACAAGTGGAGCTACATCAACGAAGCCGGCCACCTGTTATATCCCTTTCAATTTCAGCGGGGCAACTTTTTTAGTAGCGGCAGGGCCCCGGTCCAGGTCGATGGCCGATGGGGGCTGATCCGCCGCTAA